A DNA window from Deltaproteobacteria bacterium contains the following coding sequences:
- a CDS encoding sensor histidine kinase, which translates to MLRLSLRWKLVLAALVPAVLVFLATGVLVIALTRQMLEAELGERLIGVAQATSATLPVDRLQLLAPGDEGTRTYGHVRERLTAMQHETGAARVRVVDAKLNLLSTSDDDGHVGQPVPALERDRVELQRVLAGKPEASSVLFRGADGQLYKSGYAPVQDANGQVVGVVSVDASARFFEPLQGLRARLLGLGSVAALLLSLAAFLIGRTFVQPVSALVSAARRIGQGDLESTVSLGRGDELGVLAENLEHMRTALQARDRQLQMMLAGVAHEVRNPLGGMELYAGLLSEDLRDKPQQLELLGKIKRELDYLKVLVDDFLDFARNKPLHREPLDLAALVTESAELARPFLMTRNLSLVVEGADAAMPLSGDAAALRRVLLNLLKNACEASPEKGAVNVLAGARDGMLTVTVADQGSGIPEDKRAQIFEPFFTTKEKGTGLGLAFARKIAQAHGGWLELENAERGARFVLAVPAGDKT; encoded by the coding sequence ATGCTCCGCCTCTCGCTGCGCTGGAAGCTCGTGCTCGCCGCGCTGGTGCCGGCAGTGCTCGTCTTCCTCGCGACGGGCGTGCTGGTCATCGCGCTCACGCGTCAGATGCTCGAGGCGGAGCTCGGCGAGCGGCTCATCGGCGTGGCGCAGGCGACCTCCGCGACGCTGCCCGTGGATCGCTTGCAGTTGCTCGCGCCGGGCGACGAAGGCACGCGAACCTACGGCCACGTGCGCGAGCGATTGACGGCGATGCAGCACGAGACCGGCGCCGCGCGCGTGCGCGTGGTCGACGCGAAGTTGAATCTGCTCTCGACCTCCGACGACGACGGCCACGTGGGCCAGCCCGTGCCCGCACTCGAGCGCGATCGCGTGGAACTGCAGCGCGTGCTCGCGGGCAAGCCGGAGGCGTCGAGCGTGCTCTTCCGCGGCGCCGATGGACAGCTCTACAAGAGCGGCTACGCGCCGGTGCAGGACGCGAACGGGCAGGTGGTGGGCGTGGTGTCGGTCGACGCGTCGGCGCGGTTCTTCGAGCCGCTGCAGGGCCTGCGCGCGCGGCTGCTCGGGCTCGGCTCCGTGGCCGCGTTGCTGCTCTCGCTCGCGGCGTTTCTGATTGGTCGGACGTTCGTGCAGCCCGTGTCGGCGCTGGTGTCGGCGGCGCGGCGCATCGGCCAGGGCGATCTGGAGAGCACGGTGTCGCTCGGTCGTGGCGACGAGCTCGGCGTGCTCGCGGAGAACCTCGAGCACATGCGCACCGCGCTCCAGGCGCGCGATCGGCAGCTGCAGATGATGCTCGCCGGCGTGGCGCACGAGGTCCGCAATCCGCTGGGTGGCATGGAGCTCTACGCCGGCCTGCTCAGCGAAGACCTGCGCGACAAGCCGCAGCAGCTCGAGCTGCTGGGCAAGATCAAGCGCGAGCTCGACTACTTGAAGGTCCTCGTCGACGACTTCCTCGACTTCGCGCGCAACAAGCCGCTGCACCGCGAGCCGCTCGATCTCGCCGCGCTGGTGACGGAGTCCGCGGAGCTCGCTCGGCCATTTCTGATGACGCGAAACCTGTCGCTCGTCGTCGAAGGCGCGGATGCTGCGATGCCGCTGTCGGGCGATGCCGCGGCGCTGCGGCGCGTGCTGCTGAACCTGCTCAAGAACGCGTGCGAGGCCTCGCCGGAGAAGGGCGCGGTGAACGTGCTCGCGGGGGCGCGCGACGGAATGCTCACGGTGACCGTCGCCGATCAGGGCTCGGGGATTCCCGAGGACAAGCGCGCGCAGATCTTCGAGCCGTTCTTCACCACGAAAGAGAAGGGCACCGGGCTCGGTCTCGCGTTCGCGCGCAAGATCGCGCAGGCGCACGGCGGCTGGCTGGAGCTCGAGAACGCCGAGCGCGGCGCGCGCTTCGTGCTCGCGGTGCCCGCGGGAGACAAGACATGA
- a CDS encoding sigma 54-dependent Fis family transcriptional regulator — MSVRSPPPVPDHPDEILTHPGAEDDLDPSGPFEGTNVTATRTLVVETRTTLKIRRCKLEVIAGTGSGQNLVTEKERIRVGSHSSNDFVLEDRTASRQHFEIQYTERGYLLVDLHSTNGTYLDGSRVERAYLKKGSQIGAGQSLVRFSPIEEEVKLDPEGEGSLGEMVGQSPKMRQIFGLLTRVAPMDVSVIITGETGTGKELAARAIHENSPRKNGPFVVLDCGAIPENLIESELFGHEKGAFTGADKAREGAFERAHGGTIFLDELGELRLDLQPKLLRVLEQREVRRVGGNDVVDVDVRVIAATNRDLQKEVQQGRFREDLFFRLSVINVHLPALRQRKEDIPPILDKVFGEPETVQRHGRKRLSPQALSALMNYGWPGNVRELMNVISHVLTFAEGETIELSHLPPRLLGQQKDAPLSFNEHLSFKDAKEQLLESFEREYLTTVLRRCGGNITRAARESGLHRKSIERLCKKYSLDAREMKVR, encoded by the coding sequence ATGTCCGTCCGTTCGCCCCCGCCGGTCCCCGACCATCCTGACGAGATCCTGACGCACCCGGGTGCCGAGGACGACCTCGACCCCAGCGGGCCGTTCGAGGGCACCAACGTCACCGCCACGCGGACGCTGGTCGTCGAGACGCGCACCACCCTCAAGATCCGCCGCTGCAAGCTCGAGGTCATCGCCGGCACCGGCTCGGGCCAGAACCTGGTCACGGAGAAGGAGCGCATTCGCGTCGGCAGCCACTCCTCGAACGACTTCGTCCTCGAGGACCGCACCGCCAGCCGCCAGCACTTCGAGATCCAGTACACCGAGCGCGGCTACCTGCTCGTCGACCTGCACTCCACCAACGGCACCTACCTCGACGGCTCGCGCGTAGAGCGTGCGTATCTGAAGAAGGGCTCGCAGATCGGCGCGGGCCAGTCGCTCGTCCGCTTCTCGCCCATCGAAGAAGAGGTCAAGCTCGACCCCGAGGGCGAGGGCTCGCTCGGCGAGATGGTGGGCCAGAGCCCGAAGATGCGGCAGATCTTCGGGCTGCTCACGCGCGTGGCGCCCATGGACGTCTCGGTGATCATCACCGGCGAGACGGGCACCGGCAAAGAGCTCGCGGCGCGCGCCATCCACGAGAACAGCCCGCGCAAGAATGGCCCGTTCGTGGTCCTTGACTGCGGCGCCATCCCCGAGAACCTCATCGAGAGCGAGCTCTTCGGCCACGAGAAGGGCGCGTTCACCGGCGCCGACAAGGCCCGCGAGGGTGCGTTCGAGCGCGCGCACGGCGGCACCATCTTCCTCGACGAGCTCGGCGAGCTGCGGCTCGACCTGCAGCCCAAGCTCCTGCGCGTGCTCGAGCAGCGCGAGGTGCGCCGCGTGGGCGGAAACGACGTCGTCGATGTGGACGTGCGCGTCATCGCCGCCACGAACCGCGATCTGCAGAAGGAAGTGCAGCAAGGCCGCTTCCGCGAGGACCTGTTCTTCCGCCTCTCCGTCATCAACGTGCACCTCCCTGCCCTGCGCCAGCGCAAGGAGGACATCCCGCCCATTCTCGACAAGGTCTTCGGCGAGCCGGAGACGGTGCAGCGCCACGGCCGCAAGCGGCTCTCGCCGCAGGCCCTGTCGGCGTTGATGAACTACGGCTGGCCCGGCAACGTGCGCGAGCTGATGAACGTGATCTCCCACGTGCTCACGTTCGCCGAGGGCGAGACCATCGAGCTCTCGCACCTGCCGCCGCGGCTGCTCGGCCAGCAGAAGGACGCGCCGCTCTCCTTCAACGAGCACCTGAGCTTCAAGGACGCCAAGGAGCAGCTGCTCGAGTCGTTCGAGCGCGAGTACCTGACGACCGTGCTCCGGCGCTGCGGCGGAAACATCACGCGCGCGGCGCGCGAGAGCGGCCTGCACCGCAAGAGCATCGAGCGCTTGTGCAAGAAGTACAGCCTCGACGCGCGCGAGATGAAGGTCCGCTGA
- a CDS encoding ester cyclase, giving the protein MAYDVKQHARRVFDELWNQGKIDAIDQIVDASYQGYQPIVGGLNRDGLKQAVGLFRKAFPDLRFEIKDLIAEGDKVLVRWNAAGTFKNPFMGIAPNGNLSSVDGLTYIEIRNGKSIRDFTHYDVLTLYRNMGVELPKQMGIPGKAAQPEQPARH; this is encoded by the coding sequence ATGGCGTACGACGTGAAACAGCATGCGAGGCGGGTGTTCGACGAGCTCTGGAACCAGGGCAAGATCGACGCGATCGATCAAATCGTCGACGCGAGCTACCAAGGCTACCAGCCCATCGTCGGAGGTCTGAACCGCGACGGACTGAAGCAGGCAGTGGGCCTCTTCCGCAAGGCGTTCCCGGACCTGCGGTTCGAGATCAAGGACCTCATCGCCGAGGGAGACAAGGTGCTCGTGCGCTGGAACGCGGCGGGGACGTTCAAGAACCCGTTCATGGGCATCGCGCCCAACGGCAACCTCTCCAGCGTCGATGGGCTCACGTACATCGAGATCCGCAACGGCAAGAGCATCCGCGACTTCACCCACTACGACGTGCTGACCCTCTACCGGAACATGGGCGTGGAGCTGCCCAAGCAGATGGGCATTCCGGGCAAGGCCGCGCAGCCAGAGCAGCCGGCCCGACACTGA